The following coding sequences lie in one Isoptericola variabilis 225 genomic window:
- the mraZ gene encoding division/cell wall cluster transcriptional repressor MraZ — MLLGTYTPKLDEKGRLILPAKFRARLAPGLVMTRGQERCLFLLPMDEFSRMYEQVRQAPVTSRQARDYLRVFLSGASDEVPDKQGRVVIPAALREYAGLDRDVAVIGAGTRVEVWDKQAWETYLAAQEESYSDTAEQIFPDLQF, encoded by the coding sequence CTGCTGCTGGGCACGTACACCCCCAAGCTCGACGAGAAGGGTCGGCTCATCCTCCCCGCGAAGTTCCGCGCCCGTCTCGCTCCCGGGCTCGTCATGACGAGGGGGCAGGAGCGCTGCCTCTTCCTCCTTCCGATGGACGAGTTCTCCCGCATGTACGAGCAGGTCCGGCAGGCGCCGGTCACCAGCCGGCAGGCGCGCGACTACCTGCGCGTGTTCCTGTCGGGGGCGAGCGACGAGGTGCCGGACAAGCAGGGCCGGGTGGTCATCCCGGCGGCCCTGCGCGAGTACGCCGGTCTCGACCGGGACGTCGCCGTGATCGGCGCCGGCACCCGCGTGGAGGTCTGGGACAAGCAGGCGTGGGAGACGTACCTCGCGGCGCAGGAGGAGTCCTACTCCGACACCGCGGAGCAGATCTTCCCCGACCTGCAGTTCTGA
- a CDS encoding MoxR family ATPase, which translates to MQPEPASPSLTEARPHGGGPLDPAPEVLSETLEELVSTIGRVREAIESVVAGRPALADITLAVLLAEGHLLVEDVPGVGKTTLAKALARSIDCHVGRIQFTPDLLPSDLTGVNIFRTATHDFEFRPGPVFNNIVIGDEINRASPKTQSALLECMEEGQTTVDGTTYTLPRPFLVVATQNPVEMEGTYPLPEAQRDRFMARLTVGYPENDAEMLMLDRQEAATPLAHLEPVTTGSTISRYAALVRTVHAAPAVKQYVLDLVAATRGHDGLRLGASPRASLQLLRAAKALAAMSGREHVLPDDVQALARPVLAHRLILSTESRLAGTSAEQLVDEIVQRTPVPAAAGRR; encoded by the coding sequence GTGCAGCCCGAACCCGCCTCCCCCTCCCTGACCGAGGCCCGGCCGCACGGCGGCGGCCCGCTCGACCCGGCACCCGAGGTGCTCTCGGAGACGCTCGAGGAGCTCGTCAGCACGATCGGGCGGGTCAGGGAGGCGATCGAGTCGGTCGTCGCCGGCCGGCCCGCGCTGGCCGACATCACGCTGGCCGTGCTGCTGGCCGAGGGCCATCTCCTCGTCGAGGACGTGCCGGGCGTCGGCAAGACCACGCTGGCCAAGGCGCTCGCGCGGAGCATCGACTGCCACGTGGGACGCATCCAGTTCACGCCCGACCTGCTGCCCAGCGACCTCACGGGCGTCAACATCTTCCGCACCGCGACGCACGACTTCGAGTTCCGCCCCGGCCCGGTGTTCAACAACATCGTCATCGGCGACGAGATCAACCGCGCCTCGCCCAAGACGCAGTCGGCCCTGCTCGAGTGCATGGAGGAGGGCCAGACGACGGTCGACGGCACCACGTACACGCTGCCGCGACCGTTCCTCGTCGTGGCGACGCAGAACCCGGTCGAGATGGAGGGCACCTACCCGCTTCCCGAGGCCCAGCGCGACCGGTTCATGGCACGCCTGACCGTCGGGTATCCCGAGAACGACGCCGAGATGCTCATGCTCGACCGGCAGGAGGCCGCGACCCCGCTGGCCCACCTCGAGCCCGTGACCACGGGGTCGACCATCAGCCGGTACGCCGCGCTCGTCCGCACGGTGCACGCGGCGCCGGCGGTGAAGCAGTACGTGCTGGACCTCGTCGCGGCCACGCGCGGCCACGACGGGCTGCGCCTCGGCGCCTCGCCCCGCGCGTCGCTCCAGCTGCTGCGCGCCGCCAAGGCGCTCGCCGCGATGTCGGGCCGCGAGCACGTGCTGCCGGACGACGTCCAGGCGCTCGCGCGCCCCGTCCTCGCTCACCGGCTGATCCTCAGCACCGAGTCCCGGCTCGCGGGCACCTCCGCCGAGCAGCTCGTCGACGAGATCGTCCAGCGCACGCCCGTCCCGGCCGCGGCCGGCCGTCGCTGA
- a CDS encoding DUF58 domain-containing protein, whose translation MADDGALRQAVRRIARVRLTGRGVALLCTGGVLVVVGIVLALPDVVGLGAAGALAVGAAWVAMGLQRLDSGRGALVVTRQIAPNPVVRGQSADAQLLVAARARSGAAYERLARLRLSEQAAHELAGPHGIRASVSAHPDRVAVRYSLVPVRRGRWALGPLLTTRTDVFGLVRTTQPLGEATSVAVWPRTTELSARTRVRGEVDRAATGARLASTDDSVLREYVAGDDPRRVHWARSARQGRLMVRADESSGVRPVTVLLDRALLPPPVEPRTGPWPTQRSVQAVDDGEWAVELAASIAVAFLEAGHPARLVPTSVVTHATTSRFVTGARAGRPTVLDATVDLHGHRNAAEAERALTATVRSLRLDRGTGEITVALLGPVAAAARHDLASLAAEGVCWALVVQPRAVGFGHDAAETVTALRTAGWRVATCPPGTPADRAWALLQERAE comes from the coding sequence GTGGCCGACGACGGCGCGCTGCGGCAGGCGGTCCGGCGGATCGCCCGGGTCCGGCTGACCGGCCGGGGCGTCGCGCTGCTGTGCACCGGCGGGGTGCTCGTCGTCGTCGGGATCGTGCTCGCGCTCCCGGACGTCGTCGGCCTCGGCGCGGCCGGCGCGCTCGCGGTGGGGGCGGCCTGGGTCGCCATGGGGCTCCAGCGGCTCGACTCGGGCCGCGGCGCGCTGGTCGTGACCCGCCAGATCGCGCCCAACCCGGTCGTGCGCGGCCAGAGCGCCGACGCGCAGCTGCTCGTCGCGGCCCGCGCACGCAGCGGCGCCGCCTACGAGCGGCTGGCGCGCCTGCGGCTGTCCGAGCAGGCGGCGCACGAGCTCGCCGGACCCCACGGCATCCGGGCGTCCGTCTCCGCGCACCCCGACCGCGTCGCGGTGCGCTACTCCCTCGTCCCGGTGCGCCGCGGGCGCTGGGCGCTCGGCCCGCTCCTGACGACCCGCACCGACGTGTTCGGGCTCGTGCGCACGACCCAACCGCTCGGCGAGGCGACGTCGGTCGCCGTGTGGCCCCGGACGACCGAGCTGAGCGCGCGCACGCGCGTACGCGGCGAGGTCGACCGTGCCGCGACCGGCGCACGGCTCGCGTCGACCGACGACTCGGTGCTGCGCGAGTACGTGGCCGGCGACGACCCCCGGCGCGTGCACTGGGCCCGGTCGGCGCGCCAGGGCCGGCTCATGGTCCGTGCCGACGAGAGCTCGGGCGTGCGGCCCGTGACCGTCCTGCTCGACCGCGCGCTCCTGCCGCCCCCGGTCGAGCCTCGCACGGGCCCGTGGCCGACCCAGCGCTCGGTCCAGGCCGTCGACGACGGCGAGTGGGCCGTCGAGCTCGCCGCGTCGATCGCCGTGGCGTTCCTCGAGGCCGGCCACCCCGCGCGGCTCGTGCCGACAAGCGTCGTCACCCACGCCACCACGTCGCGGTTCGTCACCGGTGCCCGGGCCGGCCGTCCGACGGTCCTCGACGCGACGGTCGACCTGCACGGGCACCGCAACGCGGCCGAGGCCGAGCGCGCGCTCACGGCGACCGTCCGCTCGCTGCGCCTCGACCGGGGCACGGGCGAGATCACGGTCGCGCTGCTCGGGCCGGTGGCCGCGGCGGCGCGGCACGACCTCGCGTCGCTCGCGGCCGAGGGCGTGTGCTGGGCGCTCGTGGTCCAGCCCCGCGCCGTCGGCTTCGGGCACGACGCCGCCGAGACGGTCACGGCCCTGCGCACGGCCGGCTGGCGCGTCGCCACCTGCCCGCCCGGGACGCCCGCGGACCGCGCGTGGGCCCTGCTCCAGGAGCGTGCCGAGTGA
- a CDS encoding transglutaminase domain-containing protein codes for MIPAHASPTTRLAATAVLVTVAVAASMLALTTVILPGAWVSTGLIGVALVGTSTAVVRELVERRRRTSRRGDDGSGSVLPTLAGCAVALWYVVARFGSPTGGLDVVVGPEHLGRTLERVGEAGEIIRSEVAPVPGSLPVALLAVGGTLLVHLLADALAGGLRRPAVAGAPMLALWCPPLVLTGRVQPVVFVVTVVALLLLLTLDGPVGARARRRGERLDPGVRRAERARSLVTTTTAASVTVVALLVGSASSALPGVAGGWYRAFTTTGDTIRLSEDLDILRSLTERSNSVVLTYRTDSGEDVGPLRSYTATAFDGRRWQRGADRAGRDFDAGQVLWPGGLDVPTAGTTNVTVTVGELRDDKLPLPTDPRELAVDGGWGYDEVRDEVVGDRTDPGQVYELGVHERELSPDVLRAAPAPEIDPAYTELPTTQHGDDVAALAREVAGDADNAYDQAVALQGWFRDPSVFTYATELPRGSTGDPVWDFLDHRTGYCLQFATTMVVMARSLGIPARLAVGHLPGTDVEEGTWEIRGQDSHAWPELYFEGAGWVRFEPTPAVQTGVAPTYTNPATGQDVPLPVPTGADEVPREQVPPPEREDPAATAVPRAGGVGTADAGLPGWTWVVAGVGGVLVLAGAVLLLVRRRTVIPLVDPERAWQRVVSALREGGIELPPPTTLRRAPEVIAARVESRLGAPLPEEVLEDLVALADAAEAARYARTPGPYSPSELETLADSVTDGLTPALATRS; via the coding sequence GTGATCCCCGCCCACGCGAGCCCCACGACCCGCCTCGCGGCGACCGCCGTGCTCGTCACGGTCGCCGTCGCGGCGTCCATGCTCGCCCTGACGACCGTCATCCTGCCCGGCGCCTGGGTCAGCACCGGGCTGATCGGCGTCGCGCTCGTCGGGACCTCGACCGCCGTCGTGCGCGAGCTGGTCGAGCGTCGTCGCCGCACGTCCCGCCGCGGCGACGACGGCTCGGGCTCGGTCCTGCCGACGCTCGCCGGCTGCGCCGTGGCGCTCTGGTACGTCGTCGCCCGCTTCGGCTCGCCGACCGGCGGGCTCGACGTGGTGGTCGGCCCCGAGCACCTCGGCCGCACGCTCGAGCGCGTCGGCGAGGCGGGCGAGATCATCCGGTCCGAGGTCGCTCCGGTGCCCGGATCGCTGCCGGTCGCGCTGCTCGCGGTGGGCGGCACGCTCCTCGTGCACCTGCTCGCCGACGCGCTCGCGGGCGGGCTGCGCCGTCCCGCCGTGGCGGGCGCCCCGATGCTCGCCCTGTGGTGCCCGCCGCTCGTGCTCACCGGCCGCGTCCAGCCCGTGGTCTTCGTCGTGACCGTCGTCGCGCTCCTCCTGCTGCTGACGCTCGACGGGCCGGTCGGCGCGCGGGCGCGGCGGCGCGGCGAGCGCCTCGACCCGGGCGTGCGCCGCGCCGAGCGGGCGCGCTCGCTCGTCACCACGACGACCGCGGCGAGCGTCACCGTCGTCGCGCTGCTGGTGGGGAGCGCGTCGAGCGCGCTGCCCGGCGTCGCCGGGGGCTGGTACCGCGCCTTCACGACGACGGGCGACACGATCCGCCTCTCCGAGGACCTCGACATCCTGCGCAGCCTCACCGAGCGCTCGAACAGCGTGGTCCTCACCTACCGGACCGACAGCGGCGAGGACGTCGGGCCGCTGCGCAGCTACACCGCGACCGCGTTCGACGGCCGGCGCTGGCAGCGCGGCGCCGACCGCGCGGGCCGAGACTTCGACGCGGGCCAGGTGCTGTGGCCCGGCGGCCTCGACGTGCCCACGGCCGGCACGACGAACGTCACGGTGACCGTCGGCGAGCTGCGCGACGACAAGCTTCCCCTGCCGACCGACCCCCGGGAGCTGGCCGTCGACGGCGGGTGGGGCTACGACGAGGTCCGCGACGAGGTCGTCGGCGACCGCACCGACCCGGGCCAGGTCTACGAGCTGGGCGTGCACGAGCGCGAGCTGTCACCCGACGTGCTGCGCGCGGCGCCGGCGCCCGAGATCGACCCGGCCTACACGGAGCTGCCCACGACGCAGCACGGCGACGACGTCGCCGCGCTCGCGCGCGAGGTCGCCGGCGACGCCGACAACGCCTACGACCAGGCCGTGGCCCTGCAGGGCTGGTTCCGCGACCCGTCCGTCTTCACGTACGCGACCGAGCTGCCCCGCGGCTCCACGGGCGACCCCGTCTGGGACTTCCTCGACCACCGCACCGGGTACTGCCTGCAGTTCGCGACCACCATGGTCGTGATGGCGCGCTCGCTCGGCATCCCGGCCCGCCTCGCGGTGGGTCACCTCCCCGGGACCGACGTCGAGGAGGGCACGTGGGAGATCCGCGGGCAGGACTCGCACGCGTGGCCCGAGCTCTACTTCGAGGGCGCGGGGTGGGTCCGCTTCGAGCCGACGCCCGCGGTCCAGACCGGCGTCGCCCCGACGTACACGAACCCGGCCACCGGCCAGGACGTCCCGCTGCCCGTGCCCACCGGCGCCGACGAGGTGCCGCGCGAGCAGGTGCCGCCGCCCGAGCGCGAGGACCCTGCGGCGACCGCGGTCCCGCGGGCCGGCGGCGTCGGGACCGCCGACGCGGGCCTGCCCGGCTGGACGTGGGTCGTCGCGGGCGTCGGCGGCGTCCTGGTCCTCGCCGGCGCGGTCCTGCTGCTCGTGCGCCGCCGCACCGTCATCCCCCTGGTCGACCCGGAGCGCGCCTGGCAGCGGGTCGTCTCCGCGCTGCGGGAGGGCGGGATCGAGCTGCCGCCGCCCACGACGCTGCGGCGGGCCCCGGAGGTCATCGCCGCCCGCGTCGAGTCACGCCTCGGCGCGCCGCTGCCCGAGGAGGTCCTCGAGGACCTCGTGGCGCTCGCCGACGCCGCGGAGGCCGCCCGATACGCGCGCACGCCCGGCCCGTACTCGCCGAGCGAGCTCGAGACGCTCGCCGACTCCGTCACCGACGGTCTGACCCCGGCCCTTGCGACGCGGTCCTGA